A stretch of DNA from Microlunatus sp. Gsoil 973:
CCGCTGATCACCAATGCGACTCGGGTCGGATCGAGTCGAACAGATGTTGCATCGCCACGTGCCCTGATTGGACCATTGCCGGCTCATGGGTCATCGGTATGCCGGCTACTCCCACGGAGTACGGCAGGCTCGGCGACCACCGTGGGTGTACCGCCACAGCCCGCAGTGTGGCTCCGGTCCGGCGCGCATAGTCGGCCGCCCATTGCAGTGCAGCCTCGGACTGAACTGACTGATCGATTCCGACAACGACGGTTTCTCTGGTCATCTGCCGACCTCCTTGTGGCTTGCCGACCATCAGAACTGCCAGCACCAGCGTTGTCCCGGCGGTTTCCCCGCACCAGCGGCGATGGTCCTCTGGCCAGCTCCGAAAGTCCCCGAAGGGACCGGGACATTCGCCCACAGATCGCACGTGACCGCTGAGTGGGCAGTGAGAAATTGACCGTCGCACGGAAACGCTGCCGCGCGTACCGTGTCGGGTATGGGTGGTGAGGGTGACTCGGGGTACCAGCTGAACTTCCCTGACGCGCCCAAGCTCGAGCTCGACGAGCTGATCGACCAGCTGGTCAGCCGAGCGGAGAGCGTCAGGCGGGCGCAGGGCCGACTGAGGAACCTGCTGCGTGCAACCCAGTCCGTTAGCGGCGACCTGTCGCTGGAACGGATCCTGCGGCGCATCATCGAGTCCGCCAGGGAGCTCGTCGGTAGCCGCTATGCCGCGCTTGGTGTGATCGGGAATGATCATCACTTGGAGCAGTTCATCTATGTCGGGATCGACGACCAGTCGGCGACAAAGATCGGGCACCTGCCCGAAGGCAAGGGATTGCTCGGAGCGCTGATCAGTGATCCGCGGCCAATTCGACTCGACCGGATGAGTGACGATCCGAGGTCGGCGGGTTTCCCAGCGGATCATCCGCCCATGGAATCCTTCCTCGGGGTGCCGATCAGGATCCGGGACGAGGTCTACGGGAATCTCTACTTGACCGACAGCGTCAACGGACGGTTCAGCGCAGAAGACGAAGAACTCCTCAGTGCGCTGGCCTCGGCCGCCG
This window harbors:
- a CDS encoding universal stress protein, coding for MVGKPQGGRQMTRETVVVGIDQSVQSEAALQWAADYARRTGATLRAVAVHPRWSPSLPYSVGVAGIPMTHEPAMVQSGHVAMQHLFDSIRPESHW